From one Desmonostoc muscorum LEGE 12446 genomic stretch:
- a CDS encoding ATP-binding protein has translation MKLKQFELYRSSGTANNITVGVLATIGLICGAKSFTGTQISLVEYCFIPETLTSPDNRARYCTPSKRYIMPESEFYAEVYAPANPEFQRDNFLPTKATRLRIIPPSNPNKPLWGLAAVLTTGGAFALSKAREWRLMQLLPEVRNELKANWLISKLREGLRLHKESYTAQLDYEFHQWSENRRARAAQLSNMTPQELAIFTEQVRLRAEAEARASLQQATGQPAGALPGQSIEDITNPSDKVTGADSTQAIASKDSWVQNLVKQTALIWGNQGGGKSWLARYVVKQKKQAGYRVIVLDPDSNRAEWRGVESYHSWDEIEQQIRNYVKELESRLKTFNDSSMSEEQWRQKLWAEGKATALICEEATTYGDFIKDAELLEKFGKLALTKSRKQEMPLTVVAHNNTQTCLFGIKGLHNLVSKMLQVECLAEVDPVTLQPKSTGKAKVKLDSSNEWLDVYLPSLTAKISDFSDTVTPENHSNPPIDKATLERIYELEFNLGGKAGDTPDEKTKLSPMAQKLYEYLTRTERIEADVREFKGNFKVNGERFTVEQIKGWMYEIVGASLADWIDEGVIKLNQI, from the coding sequence ATGAAACTTAAGCAGTTCGAGTTATACAGAAGTTCAGGGACAGCCAACAATATTACTGTGGGTGTGCTGGCAACCATCGGCTTAATCTGTGGGGCAAAGTCATTTACAGGAACTCAAATCAGTTTGGTGGAATATTGCTTCATCCCCGAAACACTGACCTCACCAGATAACCGTGCTAGATACTGCACACCCTCTAAACGCTACATAATGCCGGAGTCTGAGTTTTATGCCGAAGTTTACGCACCAGCTAACCCTGAATTTCAACGTGATAATTTTCTGCCAACCAAAGCAACCAGATTAAGGATTATTCCACCCAGCAACCCGAATAAACCGCTTTGGGGTCTAGCCGCAGTCTTGACTACTGGTGGAGCTTTCGCATTGTCCAAAGCTAGAGAATGGCGATTAATGCAGCTACTACCCGAAGTAAGGAATGAGCTAAAAGCCAACTGGTTAATTAGCAAACTTCGTGAGGGCTTGAGACTCCACAAAGAAAGCTACACCGCGCAGTTAGACTACGAATTTCACCAGTGGTCAGAAAATCGACGGGCAAGGGCAGCCCAGTTATCAAACATGACACCGCAAGAGTTAGCCATCTTTACCGAGCAAGTAAGGTTAAGGGCTGAGGCTGAGGCACGGGCTTCTCTACAACAGGCAACGGGACAACCAGCCGGTGCATTGCCGGGGCAGTCGATTGAAGATATCACTAACCCATCAGACAAGGTGACAGGCGCTGACTCTACCCAGGCGATTGCATCAAAGGACAGTTGGGTACAAAACTTAGTCAAACAAACTGCCCTGATTTGGGGCAACCAAGGCGGCGGTAAATCTTGGCTTGCTCGTTACGTTGTTAAACAGAAAAAACAGGCAGGCTATCGAGTTATCGTGCTTGACCCTGACAGCAACCGTGCAGAATGGCGAGGCGTTGAAAGTTACCACTCTTGGGACGAGATTGAACAGCAGATCCGCAATTACGTTAAAGAACTGGAATCAAGATTAAAAACTTTCAATGATTCCTCAATGAGTGAGGAGCAATGGCGGCAGAAACTTTGGGCAGAAGGTAAAGCCACCGCCCTCATTTGTGAGGAAGCAACCACATACGGGGACTTTATTAAAGATGCGGAATTATTAGAGAAATTCGGCAAGCTGGCACTTACTAAAAGCCGCAAACAAGAGATGCCTTTAACTGTGGTAGCTCACAACAATACACAGACCTGTTTATTCGGGATTAAAGGTTTACACAATCTCGTTTCTAAAATGCTTCAAGTTGAATGTTTAGCTGAAGTAGATCCAGTTACACTGCAACCAAAATCTACTGGTAAAGCAAAGGTAAAACTCGATAGTTCTAACGAATGGCTTGATGTTTATCTGCCAAGTTTGACAGCCAAAATATCTGATTTTAGTGACACAGTAACACCAGAAAATCACTCAAATCCGCCCATTGATAAAGCCACTTTAGAACGCATTTATGAACTGGAATTTAATCTCGGTGGCAAGGCTGGTGATACCCCAGATGAAAAAACTAAACTATCACCGATGGCGCAGAAATTGTATGAATATCTCACCCGTACTGAGCGAATAGAAGCTGATGTAAGAGAGTTCAAAGGTAATTTTAAAGTTAACGGTGAGAGATTTACTGTTGAGCAAATCAAGGGCTGGATGTATGAAATTGTTGGCGCATCCTTAGCCGACTGGATAGACGAGGGTGTTATCAAGCTCAATCAAATTTGA